The following are encoded in a window of Streptomyces sp. 11x1 genomic DNA:
- the ligA gene encoding NAD-dependent DNA ligase LigA, with translation MAGDKDAQPTSVPAEAAVPAEAREKHARLAEQIEEHRFRYYVKDDPIVSDAEFDELLRTLEALEDEYSELRTPDSPTQKVAVEYETDLAEVEHRERMLSLDNVFDDEGLAAWAERVAKDVGTSDYHLLCELKIDGLAVNLTYEDGRLTRAATRGTGRTGEDITPNVMTIAEIPHRLKGDRVPGLVEIRGEVYFPMEAFQGLNERRVAAGEKPYANPRNSASGSLRQKDPRVTATLPLHMVVHGIGALEGFDGGFTRLSQAYDLLKSWGLPTAEHNRVVDDLDGVREFIAYYGEHRHSVAHEIDGAVVKLDEIRLQGRLGSTARAPRWAIAYKYAPEEVNTKLIDIKVGVGRTGRVTPYAQVEPVTVAGSEVEFATLHNQEVVKAKNVLIGDTVVIRKAGDVIPEILGPVVALRDENETRPFVMPSECPECGTPLRAMKEGDIDLRCPNARSCPAQLRERVSYLAGRECLDIEHFGGVAAAALTRPLEPADPPLVDEGDLFDLTVEKLLPIKAYVLDADSGLPKHDPKTGEPKVATPFANKEGGPRKNTLALLQKIEEAKSRPLARFLNGLSIRHVGPVAAQALAREFRSIERIEQATEEELTAVDGVGAIVATALKEWFAEEWHREIIRKWKAAGVPLEDKGAGEDEGPRPLEGLTVVVTGTLEHHTRDGAKEALQSRGAKVTGSVSKKTSFVVVGENPGSKFDKAMQLKVPVLNEDGFAVLLEQGPDAAAEVALPSEE, from the coding sequence GTGGCCGGCGACAAGGACGCACAGCCCACATCGGTGCCCGCCGAGGCGGCGGTGCCCGCCGAGGCCCGCGAGAAGCACGCGCGGCTCGCCGAACAGATCGAGGAGCACCGCTTCCGGTACTACGTGAAGGACGACCCGATCGTCAGCGACGCGGAGTTCGACGAACTCCTGCGCACGCTGGAGGCGTTGGAGGACGAGTACAGCGAGCTGCGCACCCCGGACTCGCCGACGCAGAAGGTGGCCGTCGAGTACGAGACCGACCTCGCCGAGGTCGAGCACCGCGAGCGCATGCTCTCCCTCGACAACGTCTTCGACGACGAAGGGCTCGCAGCCTGGGCCGAGCGCGTCGCCAAGGACGTCGGCACCTCCGACTACCACCTGCTGTGCGAGCTCAAGATCGACGGCCTCGCGGTGAACCTGACGTACGAGGACGGCAGGCTCACCCGAGCCGCCACCCGGGGCACCGGCCGGACCGGCGAGGACATCACGCCCAACGTCATGACGATCGCCGAGATCCCGCACCGGCTGAAGGGCGACCGCGTCCCTGGGCTCGTCGAGATCCGGGGCGAGGTCTACTTCCCGATGGAGGCCTTCCAGGGCCTCAACGAACGCCGGGTGGCGGCCGGCGAGAAGCCGTACGCCAACCCCCGCAACTCCGCGTCGGGTTCACTGCGCCAGAAGGACCCCAGGGTCACCGCGACCCTGCCGCTGCACATGGTCGTCCACGGCATCGGCGCCCTGGAGGGCTTCGACGGCGGCTTCACCCGCCTCTCCCAGGCCTACGACCTCCTCAAGTCGTGGGGCCTGCCCACCGCCGAGCACAACAGGGTGGTCGACGACCTCGACGGCGTACGGGAGTTCATCGCCTACTACGGCGAGCACCGTCACTCCGTGGCGCACGAGATCGACGGCGCGGTCGTCAAGCTCGACGAGATCCGGCTCCAGGGCCGTCTCGGATCGACGGCCCGCGCACCCCGTTGGGCGATCGCCTACAAGTACGCGCCGGAAGAGGTCAACACCAAGCTCATCGACATCAAGGTGGGCGTCGGCCGCACCGGCCGGGTCACCCCGTACGCCCAGGTCGAGCCGGTCACGGTGGCGGGCTCCGAGGTCGAGTTCGCCACCCTGCACAACCAGGAGGTCGTCAAGGCCAAGAACGTCCTCATCGGCGACACGGTCGTCATCCGCAAGGCCGGGGACGTCATCCCCGAGATCCTCGGGCCGGTCGTGGCGCTGCGCGACGAGAACGAGACGCGTCCCTTCGTGATGCCGAGCGAGTGCCCGGAGTGCGGGACGCCGCTGCGCGCGATGAAGGAGGGCGACATCGATCTGCGGTGCCCCAACGCCCGTAGCTGTCCCGCCCAGTTGAGAGAGCGGGTCTCGTACCTGGCGGGCCGGGAATGCCTGGACATCGAGCACTTCGGCGGTGTCGCCGCCGCGGCCCTGACCCGCCCGCTGGAGCCGGCCGACCCGCCCCTGGTCGACGAGGGCGATCTCTTCGACCTCACCGTGGAGAAGCTGCTCCCCATCAAGGCGTACGTCCTGGACGCGGACAGCGGCCTGCCCAAGCACGACCCGAAGACGGGCGAACCGAAGGTCGCCACGCCCTTCGCCAACAAGGAGGGCGGGCCCCGGAAGAACACGCTCGCGCTGCTCCAGAAGATCGAGGAGGCCAAGAGCCGTCCGCTCGCCCGCTTCCTCAACGGGCTCTCCATCCGCCACGTCGGACCGGTCGCCGCCCAGGCCCTGGCCCGTGAATTCCGTTCGATCGAGCGGATCGAGCAGGCCACGGAGGAGGAACTCACCGCGGTCGACGGGGTCGGCGCCATCGTCGCCACGGCGCTCAAGGAGTGGTTCGCCGAGGAGTGGCACCGGGAAATCATCCGTAAGTGGAAGGCGGCCGGAGTCCCTTTGGAGGACAAGGGCGCCGGCGAGGACGAAGGTCCCAGGCCCCTCGAAGGGCTGACGGTCGTCGTGACCGGCACACTCGAACACCACACGCGCGACGGGGCCAAGGAGGCGCTGCAGAGCCGGGGCGCCAAGGTGACCGGCTCGGTGTCGAAGAAGACCTCCTTCGTCGTGGTCGGTGAGAACCCGGGTTCCAAGTTCGACAAGGCGATGCAGCTCAAGGTGCCCGTCCTGAACGAGGACGGATTCGCCGTCCTGCTCGAACAGGGACCGGACGCGGCCGCGGAAGTCGCGCTCCCGAGCGAGGAGTAG
- the gatC gene encoding Asp-tRNA(Asn)/Glu-tRNA(Gln) amidotransferase subunit GatC, with amino-acid sequence MPGITREEVAHLARLARLELKPEELEHFAGQLDDIIGAVARVSEVADQDVPPTSHPLPLTNVMRADEVRPSLTPEQALSAAPAQEQQRFKVPQILGED; translated from the coding sequence ATGCCTGGCATCACGCGCGAGGAGGTCGCCCACCTCGCACGGCTGGCGCGTCTGGAGCTGAAGCCCGAAGAACTCGAACACTTCGCGGGCCAGCTGGACGACATCATCGGCGCGGTCGCCCGCGTCAGCGAGGTCGCCGACCAAGATGTACCGCCGACCTCGCACCCGCTGCCGCTGACGAACGTCATGCGCGCGGACGAGGTCCGTCCGTCGCTCACCCCCGAGCAGGCGCTGTCCGCCGCCCCGGCCCAGGAGCAGCAGCGTTTCAAGGTGCCGCAGATCCTGGGGGAGGACTGA
- a CDS encoding bifunctional diguanylate cyclase/phosphodiesterase yields MEPTESVAPDSRLRLRRVSGAWRRGRSLLMGERPFGGGRESGPREPGSRGPMSPDLGSRERGPGRATGTEPRTGVTWPPGRAGASARGPLVPGPAQLTSGTAVDAGRAPALTGSLGESRGHELPGHEADRHLSWPALPAVIVGLAGAILGAGFYRAFAGQHALFPAGAVGWSLALLTGIIVGHLVAMGRARWWGGTGSGAALTLAVLLLYGWVAAGMVSLTVVVLVGVARRGRWRQGVLHGAVDILGIGAAALVLRVFGRVPSVERPWDPDSWNLYSAPQVALVAIAYLVVSRVLLWYLAAPRGGLPTVARTALVRQGLVAVALLGIAPLICVVALAQPLLLPLFAIPLIALDSTLWIARARAEEQLRDPLTGLPNRQWLLERTWTALDDAERIGARSALMLIDLDRFRSVNDTLGHLAGDRLLLQIADRLRVALPRGAEAARLGGDEFAVLLPVADSTTSASRVARNLVAALGSPLDLDGLTLVLEASAGLAVFPDHALDAEGLLRRADVAMYQAKRDRTGVEVYESKRDSNTPDRLGLLGDLRRALDAHEVELHYQPKVRFDGQVAGLEALVRWVHPERGKVPPDEFIAIAESSGLMPHLTEYVLETALAQVARWRAQGLHVPVAVNVSPRDVHTPGFAGAVAARLARHGVPAGALQLEITEHVLLEDPQRAADTLAGLTGHGVKMSLDDFGTGYSSLVHLRRLPVSELKIDRSFVARLAIDNEDAEIVRCTVDLAHSLGLLVVAEGVEDDETWERLRDLGCDAVQGWLVAAAMPPEEATAWLRARGSRGWQRPAAALPAATAEE; encoded by the coding sequence ATGGAACCGACCGAGAGCGTCGCCCCGGACTCGCGGCTGCGCCTGCGCCGGGTCTCCGGGGCCTGGCGACGGGGCCGCTCCCTGCTCATGGGAGAACGCCCGTTCGGGGGAGGTCGCGAGTCCGGACCTCGGGAGCCGGGCAGCCGGGGACCCATGAGCCCGGATCTTGGGAGCCGGGAGCGGGGACCCGGCCGGGCGACGGGGACGGAGCCCAGGACCGGGGTCACCTGGCCGCCGGGCCGTGCGGGAGCGAGCGCACGCGGCCCGCTCGTACCGGGCCCGGCACAGCTCACCTCCGGCACCGCGGTCGACGCGGGCCGGGCGCCCGCCCTCACCGGCTCGCTCGGCGAGAGCCGCGGCCACGAGCTACCGGGCCACGAAGCCGACCGGCACCTGTCCTGGCCCGCACTGCCCGCCGTGATCGTGGGCCTGGCCGGCGCCATCCTGGGCGCCGGGTTCTACCGGGCGTTCGCGGGGCAGCACGCCCTCTTCCCGGCCGGAGCGGTCGGCTGGTCCCTCGCCCTGCTCACCGGCATCATCGTCGGCCACCTCGTCGCCATGGGCCGCGCCCGCTGGTGGGGCGGCACCGGCTCCGGAGCCGCCCTCACTCTCGCCGTCCTGCTGCTCTACGGCTGGGTGGCCGCCGGCATGGTCAGCCTCACGGTCGTCGTGCTCGTCGGCGTCGCCCGCCGGGGGCGCTGGCGCCAGGGCGTGCTGCACGGCGCGGTCGACATCCTCGGCATCGGCGCCGCCGCGCTCGTCCTGCGGGTCTTCGGCCGGGTCCCCTCGGTGGAACGCCCCTGGGACCCGGACAGCTGGAACCTCTACTCGGCGCCCCAGGTGGCCCTGGTCGCGATCGCCTATCTCGTGGTCAGCCGCGTCCTGCTCTGGTACCTGGCCGCACCGCGCGGCGGTCTGCCCACCGTCGCGCGCACGGCCCTGGTCAGACAGGGTCTCGTCGCCGTCGCGCTGCTCGGCATCGCCCCGCTGATCTGTGTCGTCGCCCTCGCCCAGCCGCTGCTGCTGCCGCTCTTCGCCATCCCCCTCATCGCGCTCGACTCCACCCTGTGGATCGCCCGCGCCCGGGCCGAGGAACAGCTGCGCGACCCGCTCACCGGACTGCCGAACCGTCAGTGGCTGCTGGAACGCACCTGGACCGCCCTGGACGACGCCGAACGCATCGGGGCGAGATCGGCACTGATGCTGATCGACCTCGACCGTTTCCGGTCCGTCAACGACACGCTCGGGCACCTCGCGGGTGACCGGCTGCTGTTGCAGATAGCCGACCGGCTGCGGGTCGCCCTGCCCCGCGGAGCGGAGGCCGCGCGACTCGGCGGCGACGAGTTCGCCGTCCTGCTGCCCGTCGCCGACTCCACCACGTCCGCGTCGCGCGTCGCCCGCAACCTCGTCGCCGCGCTCGGCTCACCGCTCGACCTCGACGGGCTCACGCTCGTCCTGGAGGCCAGCGCCGGGCTCGCCGTCTTTCCCGACCACGCGCTCGACGCGGAGGGGCTGCTGCGGCGGGCGGACGTGGCGATGTACCAGGCGAAGCGGGACCGTACGGGTGTCGAGGTCTACGAGTCCAAGCGGGACTCCAACACCCCGGACCGGCTCGGTCTGCTCGGCGACCTGCGGCGTGCGCTGGACGCGCACGAGGTCGAGCTGCACTACCAGCCCAAGGTCCGCTTCGACGGGCAGGTCGCCGGTCTGGAGGCGCTGGTGCGGTGGGTGCATCCCGAGCGGGGGAAGGTACCGCCGGACGAGTTCATAGCGATCGCCGAGTCGTCCGGGCTGATGCCGCATCTGACGGAGTACGTCCTGGAGACGGCCCTCGCGCAGGTGGCGAGGTGGCGGGCGCAGGGGCTCCACGTGCCTGTCGCCGTGAACGTGTCCCCGCGTGACGTCCACACCCCCGGGTTCGCGGGGGCGGTGGCCGCGCGCCTCGCCCGGCACGGGGTGCCGGCCGGGGCGCTTCAGCTGGAGATAACGGAACACGTGCTCCTGGAGGACCCGCAGCGGGCCGCGGACACGCTGGCCGGGCTGACCGGGCACGGGGTGAAGATGTCGCTCGACGACTTCGGGACCGGGTACTCGTCGCTGGTGCACCTGCGGCGGCTGCCGGTGAGCGAGCTGAAGATCGACCGGTCGTTCGTGGCGCGGCTGGCCATCGACAACGAGGACGCGGAGATCGTGCGCTGCACGGTCGATCTCGCGCACTCGCTGGGCCTGCTCGTCGTGGCGGAGGGCGTCGAGGACGACGAGACGTGGGAGCGGTTGCGGGACCTCGGGTGCGACGCGGTGCAGGGGTGGCTCGTCGCTGCCGCGATGCCGCCGGAGGAGGCCACGGCGTGGCTGCGGGCGCGGGGGTCTCGGGGGTGGCAGCGGCCGGCGGCGGCGTTGCCGGCCGCTACGGCCGAGGAATAG
- the gatB gene encoding Asp-tRNA(Asn)/Glu-tRNA(Gln) amidotransferase subunit GatB yields MTTTTDLVSYEDALASYDPVMGLEVHVELGTKTKMFCGCSTELGQDANTQTCPTCLGLPGALPVVNAIGVESAIKIGLALNCEIAEWCRFARKNYFYPDMPKNFQTSQYDEPIAFNGYLDVQLEDGETFRVEIERAHMEEDTGKSTHVGGATGRIHGASHSLLDYNRAGIPLIEIVTKPIEGAGERAPEVAKAYVRELREVIKALGVSEARMEMGQMRCDVNLSLRPHGTEKFGTRSETKNVNSLRSVERAARFEIQRHAAVLSSGGTIIQETRHFHEDTGSTTSGRVKEEAEDYRYFPEPDLVPVAPSREWVEELRAALPELPLVRRNRLREEWGISGTDMQAILNAGALEPIVATIEAGADAASARKWWMGELARSANESGKALDELAITPQQVARVTELVTKGDLNDKLARQVIEGVLAGEGTPDEVVDKRGLKVVSDEGALTTAVEEAIAGNPAIADKIRGGKVAAAGALVGAVMKATRGQADAARVKELILEKLGVSAG; encoded by the coding sequence GTGACCACCACGACCGACCTGGTGTCGTACGAGGACGCGCTGGCGTCGTACGACCCCGTCATGGGCCTCGAGGTCCATGTCGAACTCGGCACCAAGACGAAGATGTTCTGCGGCTGTTCGACCGAACTCGGTCAGGATGCCAACACGCAGACCTGCCCCACCTGCCTCGGCCTGCCCGGCGCGCTCCCGGTCGTCAACGCGATCGGCGTCGAGTCGGCGATCAAGATCGGCCTCGCGCTGAACTGCGAGATCGCCGAGTGGTGCCGCTTCGCCCGGAAGAACTACTTCTATCCGGACATGCCGAAGAACTTCCAGACCTCCCAGTACGACGAGCCGATCGCCTTCAACGGCTACCTCGACGTGCAGCTGGAGGACGGGGAGACCTTCCGTGTGGAGATCGAGCGCGCACACATGGAGGAGGACACCGGCAAGTCGACGCACGTCGGCGGTGCCACCGGCCGCATCCACGGCGCCTCGCACTCGCTCCTCGACTACAACCGCGCGGGCATCCCGCTCATCGAGATCGTCACGAAGCCGATCGAGGGTGCGGGCGAGCGCGCTCCCGAGGTCGCCAAGGCGTACGTCCGTGAGCTGCGCGAGGTCATCAAGGCGCTCGGCGTCTCCGAGGCCCGGATGGAGATGGGCCAGATGCGCTGCGACGTGAACCTGTCGCTGCGCCCGCACGGCACCGAGAAGTTCGGTACGCGTTCGGAGACGAAGAACGTCAACTCGCTGCGGTCCGTCGAGCGCGCCGCCCGCTTCGAGATCCAGCGGCACGCGGCCGTGCTGTCGTCCGGCGGGACGATCATCCAGGAGACCCGGCACTTCCACGAGGACACGGGGTCCACGACCTCGGGCCGTGTGAAGGAGGAGGCCGAGGACTACCGGTACTTCCCCGAGCCGGACCTCGTACCGGTGGCCCCCTCGCGTGAGTGGGTCGAGGAGCTGCGGGCCGCGCTGCCCGAGCTGCCGCTGGTCCGCCGCAACCGGCTCCGTGAGGAGTGGGGCATCAGCGGCACCGACATGCAGGCCATTCTCAATGCCGGTGCGCTGGAGCCGATCGTCGCCACCATCGAGGCCGGGGCGGACGCCGCCTCCGCCCGCAAGTGGTGGATGGGCGAACTGGCCCGCAGCGCGAACGAGTCGGGCAAGGCGCTGGACGAGCTGGCCATCACGCCGCAGCAGGTCGCCCGCGTCACCGAGCTGGTCACGAAGGGCGACCTGAACGACAAGCTCGCCCGGCAGGTCATCGAGGGCGTCCTCGCGGGCGAAGGCACCCCGGACGAGGTCGTCGACAAGCGCGGTCTGAAGGTCGTCTCCGACGAGGGCGCCCTGACGACGGCGGTCGAGGAGGCCATCGCGGGCAACCCTGCCATCGCGGACAAGATCCGCGGCGGCAAGGTGGCCGCGGCCGGTGCCCTGGTCGGCGCGGTCATGAAGGCCACGCGCGGCCAGGCGGACGCGGCTCGCGTCAAGGAACTGATCCTGGAGAAACTGGGCGTCAGCGCGGGCTGA
- a CDS encoding MMPL family transporter, whose product MAALARWCVRHRLVAVLLWLLAFAGTAAGAAVAGAAYSNDYKTPGTESSRATELLNEGFPGVSGDSATVVWHTSEGAGSVRAAAVEQTMIRTLDEIAELPGVAAVTDPYDGADGGRISEDGRTAYATVTFDQPAEDVDKAQAEAVVDTAKSAESDGLQVELGGTSIGLTESSGGHLAEIVGVLVAVVVLLLAFGSLAASLLPIATALVSVGTAYAGITLLGHAMTVADFAPMLGTLIGLGVGIDYALFIVTRHRRGLKRGLSVEEAARSAVATTGRAVVFAGATVCIALLGMLILRLGFLNGVAIAASLTVVLTVAASVTLLPALLSFIGMRALSRRERRRLAEHGPEPELPTGFAARWSAFVERHPKKLGAIALVVMTLLALPTLGLRLGTSDQGNDPKATTTRQAYDLLAEGFGPGVNGPLTLVTEVDGAADKLALDNLDTTLRATEGVSAVTPVTFSADGDTAYLTVVPDSSPQSAKTSELVGRLRDEVLPRAETGTSLDVHVGGMTAGYDDFADVIVGKLPLFVGVVIGLGCLLLLLAFRSIGIPLKAAAMNVAAVAAAFGVVVAIFQWGWGSELLGLGRAGPIEPFLPVIMVSVLFGLSMDYQVFLVSRMYEEWLETGDNRRAVRVGLAETSRVINSAAVIMISVFLAFVLSGDRVIAMFGIALAAAVALDAFVLRTLLVPALMHLLGGANWWLPRWLGRRMPRISIEPPETRAAHERLADVVVEDVEKERPKDVRDIPG is encoded by the coding sequence GTGGCAGCCCTCGCGCGCTGGTGTGTCCGGCACCGTCTTGTCGCCGTCCTACTGTGGCTTCTCGCCTTCGCCGGCACGGCCGCCGGCGCCGCCGTTGCGGGAGCGGCGTACTCGAACGACTACAAGACCCCCGGAACCGAGTCCAGCCGCGCCACCGAGCTGCTGAACGAGGGCTTCCCGGGCGTCAGCGGGGACAGCGCCACCGTCGTCTGGCACACGAGCGAGGGGGCCGGGAGCGTGCGGGCCGCAGCCGTCGAGCAGACGATGATCCGCACCCTCGACGAGATCGCCGAGCTGCCCGGCGTCGCCGCCGTGACCGACCCCTACGACGGCGCCGACGGCGGCCGGATCAGCGAGGACGGCCGTACGGCGTACGCCACGGTCACCTTCGATCAGCCGGCCGAGGACGTGGACAAGGCGCAGGCCGAGGCCGTCGTCGACACGGCGAAGTCCGCCGAGAGCGACGGGCTCCAGGTGGAGCTGGGCGGCACGTCGATCGGGCTCACCGAGTCCTCCGGCGGTCACCTCGCGGAGATCGTCGGTGTCCTCGTCGCCGTCGTCGTCCTCCTCCTGGCGTTCGGTTCGCTCGCCGCCAGTCTGCTGCCGATCGCGACCGCTCTGGTCAGCGTGGGCACCGCCTACGCGGGGATCACCCTGCTCGGGCACGCGATGACGGTCGCCGACTTCGCGCCCATGCTGGGCACCCTCATCGGCCTCGGCGTCGGCATCGACTACGCGCTGTTCATCGTGACCCGGCACCGCCGAGGGCTGAAGCGGGGCCTGTCCGTCGAGGAGGCCGCGCGCAGCGCCGTCGCGACCACCGGACGGGCCGTGGTCTTCGCCGGCGCCACGGTCTGCATAGCCCTGCTCGGGATGCTGATCCTGCGGCTCGGCTTCCTCAACGGTGTCGCGATCGCCGCCTCCCTCACCGTGGTCCTCACCGTCGCCGCCTCCGTGACGCTGCTGCCGGCCCTGCTGTCGTTCATCGGCATGCGGGCACTGAGCCGCCGCGAACGCCGCCGCCTTGCCGAGCACGGCCCCGAGCCCGAGCTGCCCACGGGCTTCGCCGCCCGCTGGTCCGCCTTCGTCGAACGGCACCCCAAGAAGCTCGGCGCCATCGCCCTCGTCGTCATGACCCTGCTGGCCCTGCCCACCCTCGGACTGCGCCTCGGCACCTCCGACCAGGGCAACGACCCGAAGGCGACGACCACCCGCCAGGCCTACGACCTCCTCGCGGAGGGCTTCGGGCCCGGTGTGAACGGCCCCCTGACCCTGGTCACCGAGGTCGACGGCGCCGCCGACAAACTCGCCCTCGACAACCTCGACACCACGCTCAGGGCCACCGAGGGCGTCTCGGCGGTGACCCCGGTGACCTTCAGCGCCGACGGCGACACCGCGTACCTCACCGTCGTACCCGACTCCTCCCCGCAGTCCGCCAAGACCAGCGAGCTGGTCGGACGACTGCGCGACGAGGTGCTGCCGCGTGCCGAGACCGGCACCTCCCTCGATGTGCACGTCGGCGGGATGACCGCCGGATACGACGACTTCGCGGACGTCATCGTCGGCAAGCTCCCGCTGTTCGTCGGCGTCGTCATCGGCCTCGGCTGTCTGCTGCTCCTGCTCGCCTTCCGGTCCATCGGGATACCGCTCAAGGCCGCCGCGATGAACGTGGCCGCCGTCGCCGCCGCGTTCGGCGTGGTCGTTGCGATCTTCCAGTGGGGCTGGGGGAGCGAGCTGCTCGGCCTCGGCCGGGCCGGGCCCATCGAACCCTTCCTCCCCGTGATCATGGTCTCGGTCCTCTTCGGCCTCTCCATGGACTACCAGGTCTTCCTGGTCAGCCGGATGTACGAGGAGTGGCTGGAGACCGGCGACAACCGGCGCGCGGTCCGGGTCGGCCTCGCCGAGACCAGCCGGGTCATCAACTCCGCGGCGGTCATCATGATCTCCGTCTTCCTCGCCTTCGTGCTCAGCGGCGACCGTGTGATCGCCATGTTCGGCATCGCGCTCGCCGCCGCCGTCGCCCTGGACGCCTTCGTCCTGCGGACGCTCCTCGTCCCCGCCCTCATGCACCTGCTCGGCGGCGCCAACTGGTGGCTGCCGCGCTGGCTCGGCCGCCGCATGCCCCGCATCAGCATCGAACCGCCCGAGACCCGCGCCGCCCATGAGAGGCTCGCGGACGTCGTGGTGGAAGACGTGGAGAAGGAGCGGCCGAAGGATGTACGCGATATCCCTGGGTGA
- the gatA gene encoding Asp-tRNA(Asn)/Glu-tRNA(Gln) amidotransferase subunit GatA gives MTDSIIKLTAAEIAAKIASGELTAVQVTEAHLARIEAVDEKVHAFLHVDREGALAQARAVDEKKARGEKLGPLAGVPLALKDIFTTVGVPTTVGSKILEGWIPPYDATLTKRLKDADVVILGKTNMDEFAMGSSTENSAYGPTGNPWDLTRIPGGSGGGSSASLASYQAPLAIGTDTGGSIRQPAAVTGTVGVKPTYGAVSRYGMVAFSSSLDQGGPCARTVLDAALLHEVIAGHDPLDSTSIDAPVPPVVEAARNGSVAGMRVGVVKQFRGEGYQAGVVQRFDESVALLKELGAEIVELDCPSFDLALAAYYLIAPSECSSNLARFDGLRYGLRTGDDGTNSAEAVTSLTREAGFGPEVKRRIMLGTYALSSGYYDAYYGSAQKVRTLITRDFEKSFEKVDVIVSPTTPTTAFPIGERADDPMAMYLADLCTIPTNLAGNAAMSLPCGLAPEDGLPVGLQIIAPALKDDRLYKVGAAVEAAFVEKWGHPLLEEAPSL, from the coding sequence ATGACCGACAGCATCATCAAGCTCACCGCGGCGGAGATCGCCGCGAAGATCGCCTCCGGCGAGCTGACCGCCGTCCAGGTCACCGAGGCCCACCTGGCCCGGATCGAGGCCGTCGACGAGAAGGTGCACGCCTTCCTGCACGTCGACCGCGAGGGCGCCCTCGCCCAGGCCCGCGCCGTCGACGAGAAGAAGGCCAGGGGCGAGAAGCTCGGGCCGCTCGCCGGTGTCCCGCTCGCGCTCAAGGACATCTTCACCACGGTCGGGGTTCCCACCACCGTGGGTTCGAAGATCCTTGAGGGCTGGATCCCGCCGTACGACGCCACCCTCACCAAGCGGCTGAAGGACGCGGACGTCGTCATCCTCGGCAAGACCAACATGGACGAGTTCGCCATGGGGTCCTCCACCGAGAACAGCGCCTACGGGCCGACCGGCAACCCCTGGGACCTCACCCGTATCCCGGGCGGCTCCGGCGGCGGTTCCTCCGCCTCGCTCGCCTCCTACCAGGCGCCCCTCGCCATCGGCACCGACACCGGCGGTTCCATCCGCCAGCCGGCCGCCGTCACCGGCACCGTCGGCGTCAAGCCGACGTACGGCGCGGTCTCCCGCTACGGCATGGTGGCGTTCTCCTCCTCCCTCGACCAGGGCGGGCCCTGCGCCCGTACGGTCCTGGACGCGGCGCTGCTGCACGAGGTGATCGCCGGCCACGACCCGCTGGACTCCACCTCCATCGACGCCCCGGTCCCGCCGGTCGTCGAGGCCGCCCGCAACGGCAGCGTCGCCGGGATGCGCGTCGGCGTCGTCAAGCAGTTCCGCGGCGAGGGCTACCAGGCCGGTGTGGTGCAGCGGTTCGACGAGTCCGTCGCGCTGCTGAAGGAGCTGGGCGCCGAGATCGTCGAGCTGGACTGCCCGTCGTTCGACCTGGCGCTGGCCGCGTACTACCTGATCGCACCGAGCGAGTGTTCGAGCAACCTCGCCCGCTTCGACGGATTGCGCTACGGCCTGCGGACCGGTGACGACGGCACCAACTCCGCCGAGGCGGTCACCTCCCTCACCCGTGAGGCCGGCTTCGGCCCCGAGGTGAAGCGCCGCATCATGCTCGGCACGTACGCGCTCAGCTCCGGCTACTACGACGCGTACTACGGCAGCGCCCAGAAGGTCCGTACGCTCATCACCCGGGACTTCGAGAAGTCGTTCGAGAAGGTCGACGTCATCGTGTCGCCGACCACGCCGACCACCGCCTTCCCGATCGGCGAGCGCGCCGACGACCCCATGGCGATGTACCTGGCGGACCTCTGCACCATCCCGACCAACCTCGCGGGCAACGCCGCGATGTCCCTGCCCTGCGGCCTCGCGCCGGAGGACGGGCTGCCGGTCGGACTGCAGATCATCGCCCCGGCCCTCAAGGACGACCGCCTTTACAAGGTCGGCGCCGCCGTCGAGGCCGCCTTCGTGGAAAAGTGGGGGCACCCGCTTCTCGAGGAGGCTCCGTCGCTGTGA